In a genomic window of Nocardia fluminea:
- the prfB gene encoding peptide chain release factor 2, whose translation MHPDVIADLAELDTTLKTVESVLDVEELRRRIDELEHQAADPELWNNQEHAQQVTSELSHAQSELRRVEDLRQRLEDLPVLYELAEAEEDAAAAEATADADAERAALRVDVEAMEVRTLLSGEYDKRDALVNIRSGAGGVDAADWAMMLMRMYIRWAERHKFPVEVYDTSYAEEAGLKSATFAVKAPYAYGTLSVEMGTHRLVRISPFDNQGRRQTSFAEVEVLPVVETTDHIEIPEGEIRVDVYRSSGPGGQSVNTTDSAVRLTHIPTGIVVTCQNEKSQLQNKISAMRVLQAKLLERKRQEERATMDALKTNEGASWGNQMRSYVLHPYQMVKDLRTNHEVNNPSAVLDGDIDGFIESGIRWRMRDQDDA comes from the coding sequence GTGCATCCTGACGTTATCGCCGACCTCGCAGAACTCGACACCACGCTCAAGACGGTCGAGTCGGTTCTCGATGTCGAGGAGCTACGCCGCCGCATCGACGAACTCGAGCACCAGGCCGCCGATCCCGAGCTGTGGAACAACCAGGAGCACGCCCAGCAGGTGACCAGTGAGCTCTCGCACGCGCAGAGCGAATTGCGCCGTGTCGAGGATCTGCGCCAGCGGCTGGAGGACCTGCCGGTGCTCTACGAGCTGGCCGAGGCCGAAGAAGACGCCGCCGCCGCCGAAGCCACCGCCGACGCCGATGCCGAGCGCGCCGCACTGCGCGTGGACGTCGAGGCGATGGAGGTGCGCACCCTGCTCTCGGGCGAGTACGACAAGCGTGACGCGCTGGTCAACATCCGTTCCGGCGCCGGCGGCGTCGACGCCGCCGACTGGGCGATGATGCTGATGCGCATGTACATCCGCTGGGCCGAGCGGCACAAGTTCCCCGTCGAGGTCTACGACACCTCCTACGCCGAGGAAGCCGGCCTCAAGAGCGCCACCTTCGCGGTGAAGGCGCCCTACGCCTACGGCACGCTGTCAGTGGAGATGGGCACGCACCGCCTGGTCCGGATCAGCCCGTTCGACAATCAGGGCCGTCGCCAGACCTCCTTCGCCGAGGTCGAGGTCCTGCCCGTGGTGGAGACGACCGACCACATCGAGATCCCCGAAGGCGAGATCCGGGTCGACGTGTACCGCTCGTCGGGCCCCGGCGGCCAGTCGGTCAACACCACCGACTCCGCGGTGCGCCTGACCCACATTCCCACCGGCATCGTCGTGACCTGCCAGAACGAGAAGTCGCAGCTGCAGAACAAGATCTCGGCCATGCGTGTGCTGCAGGCCAAGCTGCTCGAACGCAAGCGCCAGGAGGAGCGCGCCACGATGGACGCGCTCAAGACCAACGAGGGCGCCTCGTGGGGCAACCAGATGCGTTCCTACGTGCTGCACCCGTACCAGATGGTCAAGGACCTGCGCACCAACCACGAAGTCAACAATCCGAGCGCGGTGCTCGACGGTGACATCGACGGCTTCATCGAATCCGGAATCCGTTGGCGCATGCGCGATCAGGACGACGCGTAG
- the ftsE gene encoding cell division ATP-binding protein FtsE, translated as MITMRNVTKSYETSTRPALDNVSVDVEKGEFVFIIGPSGSGKSTFMRLLLKEEAPTSGEIRVADFRVDRLPGRKVPKLRQRIGCVFQDFRLLQQKTVEQNVAFALEVIGKRRQFIERTVPEVLDMVGLGGKGQRLPSELSGGEQQRVAIARAFVNRPLVLLADEPTGNLDPDTSADIMALLERINRVGTTVLMATHDNHIVDAMRRRVVELDHGRLVRDEATGVYGVGR; from the coding sequence GTGATCACCATGCGCAACGTGACCAAGTCGTACGAGACCTCGACGCGACCGGCGCTGGACAACGTTTCCGTCGATGTGGAAAAAGGCGAGTTCGTCTTCATCATCGGCCCGTCCGGTTCGGGCAAGTCGACGTTCATGCGGCTCCTGCTCAAGGAAGAGGCGCCGACATCGGGCGAGATCCGGGTCGCGGATTTCCGCGTCGACCGGTTGCCGGGCCGGAAGGTGCCCAAGTTGCGGCAGCGGATCGGCTGCGTGTTCCAGGACTTCCGGCTGTTGCAGCAGAAGACCGTGGAACAGAACGTGGCGTTCGCGCTGGAGGTGATCGGCAAGCGTCGTCAGTTCATCGAGCGGACGGTGCCCGAGGTGCTCGACATGGTCGGGCTCGGCGGTAAGGGGCAGCGGTTGCCGTCGGAGCTGTCCGGTGGTGAGCAGCAGCGGGTCGCGATCGCGCGCGCGTTCGTCAACCGGCCGCTGGTCCTGCTGGCCGACGAGCCGACCGGCAATCTCGACCCCGACACCAGCGCCGACATCATGGCGCTGCTGGAGCGGATCAATCGCGTCGGCACCACGGTGCTGATGGCCACGCACGACAATCACATCGTCGACGCCATGCGAAGGCGGGTGGTGGAACTCGACCACGGCAGACTCGTGCGCGACGAAGCGACCGGCGTCTACGGGGTGGGTCGATAA
- a CDS encoding mechanosensitive ion channel family protein: MTDVLAASSGPEITDWMRSSGLEIVLLIVGAMLFGRFAAFLRDRVTTKIDSGFQTSDALVRTEAAKHRHALAQVVTWVVLTIVYVLVGMEVLRRLGFAVTGLVAPAAVLGAALGFGAQRIVQDILAGFFLITERQYGFGDVVQISVTGSAEVAEGTVEDVTLRITTLRNSDGEVIIVPNGQIVKVTNLSKDWARAAIDVPVSAQADITKINEILHAVCTKAYEDRRLKPLLLDEPSVMGVEDLSLDVMNIRMVARTLPGKQFEVGRELRVRVAAALRKEGISETT; the protein is encoded by the coding sequence ATGACCGACGTCCTCGCGGCCAGCAGCGGACCCGAGATCACCGACTGGATGCGTTCCAGTGGGCTCGAAATCGTTCTGCTGATCGTCGGCGCGATGCTGTTCGGCCGGTTCGCCGCGTTCCTACGCGACCGGGTGACGACCAAGATCGACTCGGGTTTCCAGACCAGCGACGCCCTGGTCCGCACCGAAGCGGCCAAGCACCGGCACGCGCTGGCCCAGGTGGTCACGTGGGTGGTGCTGACCATCGTGTACGTGCTGGTCGGCATGGAGGTGCTGCGCAGGCTCGGCTTCGCGGTGACGGGCCTGGTCGCGCCCGCGGCGGTGCTCGGTGCCGCGCTCGGTTTCGGCGCGCAGCGCATCGTCCAGGACATCCTGGCCGGGTTCTTCCTGATCACCGAGCGCCAGTACGGCTTCGGTGACGTGGTGCAGATCTCGGTCACCGGCTCCGCCGAGGTGGCCGAGGGCACCGTCGAGGACGTGACCCTGCGCATCACCACGCTGCGCAATTCCGACGGCGAGGTGATCATCGTCCCCAACGGGCAGATCGTGAAAGTCACCAATCTGTCCAAGGATTGGGCGCGCGCCGCGATCGACGTCCCGGTCTCCGCGCAGGCCGACATCACCAAGATCAACGAGATCTTGCACGCGGTCTGCACCAAGGCCTACGAGGATCGCCGCCTCAAGCCGCTGCTGCTCGACGAGCCGTCGGTGATGGGTGTCGAAGATCTCTCGCTGGACGTGATGAACATCCGGATGGTTGCCCGCACGTTGCCAGGCAAACAATTCGAAGTGGGTCGCGAACTGCGCGTGCGCGTCGCCGCGGCCCTGCGTAAGGAGGGAATCAGTGAAACCACGTAA
- a CDS encoding helix-turn-helix transcriptional regulator has product MSDNELGLFLRTRREAVSPAEVGLPTGQRRRTPGLRRAEVAMLAGVSVEYLIRLEQGRDSHPSAQVLSALAETLRLSPRERVHLHQLSKGVSGFSCGAAENGPNRTVRPTVLAILAQLEPAPAAITNRCTEILACTEGYRKLMAPSGLFEQGEPADLARFVFTHPGARELYPEWDAAADKLVASLKQGPFRADPMVAALVDELTVTAGTAFTHRLATLPGLPPSGGTDRLNHPEAGTLRLAYESLDLSVDDDQSLYVLLPADEASANALDQLVGRRPGGLRSLAS; this is encoded by the coding sequence GTGAGCGACAACGAACTCGGGCTGTTCCTGCGGACCCGCCGCGAAGCGGTCTCCCCCGCCGAGGTCGGCCTGCCCACCGGGCAACGCAGGCGCACGCCGGGTCTGCGCCGCGCCGAAGTCGCCATGCTGGCCGGCGTCAGCGTCGAGTATCTGATCCGGCTCGAACAGGGTCGCGACAGTCATCCCTCCGCTCAGGTGTTGTCCGCGCTGGCCGAGACGTTGCGGCTGAGTCCTCGCGAGCGCGTCCACCTGCACCAGCTCAGCAAGGGCGTGTCCGGGTTCAGTTGTGGCGCCGCCGAGAACGGCCCCAACCGCACGGTGCGTCCGACGGTTCTGGCGATCCTCGCCCAGCTCGAACCCGCGCCCGCCGCGATCACCAACCGCTGCACCGAGATCCTGGCCTGCACCGAGGGCTACCGGAAGTTGATGGCGCCCTCGGGGCTGTTCGAGCAGGGTGAGCCCGCCGACCTCGCCCGATTCGTCTTCACCCATCCCGGCGCGCGGGAGCTGTACCCGGAGTGGGACGCGGCCGCCGACAAGCTGGTCGCTTCGCTCAAACAGGGGCCGTTCCGCGCCGATCCGATGGTCGCCGCCCTGGTCGACGAGCTCACGGTCACCGCGGGCACCGCCTTCACCCATCGACTCGCGACCCTGCCCGGACTGCCGCCGTCGGGGGGTACCGACCGCCTGAACCATCCCGAGGCGGGCACGCTGCGATTGGCCTATGAATCGCTGGATCTGTCCGTCGACGACGACCAGTCGCTCTACGTCCTGCTCCCGGCCGACGAGGCCAGCGCCAACGCCTTGGACCAGCTGGTCGGACGCCGCCCCGGCGGCCTGCGGTCCCTCGCAAGCTGA
- a CDS encoding NADPH-dependent FMN reductase, translated as MSTLKLAIIIGSVREGRFGPVVANWFAQQVDDRFEIDIIDLADTTLPALPAVPPALDPDPVRPAGMRDLTDRLANADAYVIVTPDYNRSYPAALKAAIDWHFTQWDAKAIGFVGYSGGSGGLLAIEHLRQVFNELNAHTVRNYVSFPRYYMLFDENGRLRDPQEPEAAAAALLDQLHWWTSALVAAKTGQVVA; from the coding sequence GTGTCCACCCTGAAGCTCGCGATCATCATCGGCAGCGTTCGTGAGGGCCGATTCGGCCCCGTCGTCGCGAACTGGTTCGCACAGCAGGTAGACGACCGCTTCGAGATCGACATCATCGACCTCGCGGACACCACGCTGCCCGCCCTCCCCGCCGTGCCGCCCGCCCTTGACCCCGACCCCGTCCGCCCCGCCGGCATGCGCGACCTCACCGACCGCCTGGCCAACGCCGACGCCTACGTCATCGTCACCCCCGACTACAACCGCAGTTACCCCGCCGCCCTCAAAGCCGCCATCGACTGGCACTTCACCCAATGGGACGCCAAGGCGATCGGCTTCGTCGGCTACAGCGGCGGTTCCGGCGGACTGCTGGCCATCGAACACCTGCGTCAGGTCTTCAACGAACTCAACGCCCACACCGTCCGCAACTACGTCTCGTTCCCGCGCTACTACATGCTCTTCGACGAGAACGGCCGACTGCGCGACCCGCAGGAGCCCGAAGCGGCCGCCGCGGCCCTGCTCGACCAGTTGCACTGGTGGACAAGTGCTCTGGTCGCGGCGAAAACAGGACAGGTCGTGGCCTGA